The genomic stretch TTACGCTTGATTCTCCGCTGCCGTCGTTGACTGCGTTTCCAAATTCATAACGGCTCATCCCAATTAAACGAATACGTTTTTCCTTTTTCTCCAACCTGAATTGTGCAGAATATCCGCTGCGCATCCAATTATTATTAAGTTCGAAACCATTTTTAGTTTCACTTAATCCGGACGAAATTTCATTTAAATATTCAATAGGTTTACTTTTTTGAACCTTAAAATCTTTTGAAGAAAGCTTACAAATAATTACAGAATCTTTCCTGTCTAAGAAGATCGAATCTTTCACAGAATCAAAATCTATATCTTTTAATAACTGGTCTTGAGCAGCTATAAAATTACAAGAAGAAATAAGAATAAGTATTTGAAGAAGGCTTTTCATATTTTGTGTTTGGGTTTAAATATCAAATTAACATGTGTTTTTGAAGATATTAATTTAAGTATTTAATTTAAATAAAAAAATCCGAAATTTCTTCCGGATTTTATTGTTATTGATAACGCTGATGTTCTTTCTGTTTTACGAAAAGTTTCGTAATTGGTTTGAAGAAGGCTTTGTATTTTTCAGAATCAAACAACTGAGAATCTGTCAAAGCTTTATAAGTCATTAAAATTCCGAAAGGGAATAATATAATGTTTGGAAGCCAGGCCGCCAAATACGGGCTCATTTTCCCCGACCATGCAATATTTTCAAAACCTACATTGATCACGTAGAAAATGATAAATATTACAATCGCTATAATTACCGGAACTCCCATTCCTCCTTTTCTGATAATAGATCCTAAACTCGCACCAATCATAAAGAAAATGATACAGGTAAAAGAGTAGGTAAGGATTCTTTGCTGGTAAATAACGACTTTACTGAAATATTTAACGCTTGGATCCAGCTCTTTATTTTTTGTATCTAAACTTGTTTTCAGATTATCAAGCCTTAAATATGCATTCGTAAGAAGTTGCAATTTTTTTTCGCCTTTTATAGAATCGAGCTTATATTGTGATTTTACAGGAGCTTTGGTCTTGTTTTTATCCATATAAGTAACTACAGAATTGGTTTGGTTAATAATATCGTTACTGATATTATCTACTGTTCTGTTGTTATCTTTTTTAGTTTTATCAATCGTGGCCAGAAGCTCTGTATAGGTCTGAAAACGGTAATCATCCGTGATCTGTTCTTTTTCGATAGCCTTATCAATCAATTCGCTGATATCGAAGTGAATCGTTAAGGTGTCAAATTTTGTAGCCTGATCGGGCTGCTTTAATCTTACATTATCAGCTTTTCCGGCATAACTGTCTTCAATGACACTTCCGTTATACAAAATAAGCTTCATGAATTTTCGGTTTTTTGCATTAGCAAACTTTCCTTTTTCAGCTACTATTGTCTGCTGGTTTTCATAATTGCCGGCTTTTTTATGAATGAAAATACCTTCCAGATCTCTACCATCTTCGCCTTTAATTTTATCAAATTTTACCATCACGCCGGGTAACTGATCAATAAACTGTCCCGGAGTAAAATTTAATGCAGGCTTGGTTTGAGCAATATTAAAAAGCATATTTTTTGCTTTTCTCTGAAAGTCGGGGATAATATTATTTGAGAAAAAATAGAGCATGACTGCTAAAACAGCTGTTACCCCTAAAAGCGGCATCATCACTCGCGTTAAAGAAATTCCGGCAGCTTTCATTGCTGCAAGTTCGTAGCGTTCTCCCAGTTCACCGAAAGACATGATACTTGCCAATAAAACCGTCAACGGTAAAACCATACTTACAACACTTACCCCAAGATAGAAAAGGAGCTTCATGATCTGTAAAGTCGTTAAACCCTTACCCATAAACTGGCCAAGCTGAATCCAGATAATGTTTACGATAAATATAAAAAACAGTACACTGAATATAAATAAAAACGGACCAAAAAAGGTCTTGATGATATATCGGTCTAAGATTTTAAACATTCGCCAAAATTAATGAAAAAGCCACAAAGTTTTCTTTGTGACTTTTAAATTTTAATATTTATTTAGAATTATAATTCTGTAACAAGATAATTTTTGAATTTTGCCTTGTCAAAAACAAACATATTCGGGTCTAGCTGCTGATTTTCTTTGTATTCTTTTATCGCAATTACAGAGATATCTTTATTGTTTCCGTATTGCTCTAGTTTCAGCATTTGTTTTTTGGCTGAGTCTACATACAAATAAATATACTTTAATCCGTTTGCTTTTACCGGAGTTAATTTAATCAAATCTGCATTCACACCGTCAACAGCCTTTTTACCGCCATACACAACATTGTAATCTTTTCTGTAAGTCGTAAGATAGTTGATAGGAGAGAACATGGTACTGTTTGCATTTGGTTTTGCCACCGTTACTTCCATGTCTTCAGTATTGATATTGTAGATTTTATTTCCATCAAAAATCTGCTCGGTTTCCATGATTTTCAACTTGTATTTATTGCCTGCCGAATAATAAATGCCGGGCTCAGTTTTAGAAACCGCTCCGTTCATTCCGCTTCCAAAAGCAAATTTAAAATATGAGTTTTTCTTAGAATTGTAGTTGGCCGTAATATCGTCTAATATTTTTTTGGCTTTAGCATCAATTTTCTGAGCCTGCACAAAACCAATACTTCCCACGACTAATGTTCCTACAACTATTTTTGATATTATTTTTTTCATTTCTATTTTTCTAATTTTTCCTATTCTTTAGACTTTCGTACAATCTGAAAGTTAAAATTGGATGTTTTAATTTTAATTTCGCAAATCTTCCAAAAACTGTTCCAAAGAATACAGATCACTTATCAAAACTTCTCTGGCTTTAGCACCATTAAATCCACCAACAATACCGCTTGCCTCCAATTGATCCATAATTCTTCCAGCTCTGTTATAGCCCAATTTCAATTGTCTTTGAAGCATTGAAGTAGAGCCTTGCTGAGTGGAAACAATAATTCTTGCCGCCTCTTCAAACAAAGCATCTTTTTCGTTAGGATCAAATGCACCAACTGTACTTGTTGCTTCTTCTGAAACATATTCGGGAAGTAAAAATGCAGAAGCATATCCTTTTTGTTCTCCAATAAACTCAGCAAGTCTTTCAACTTCAGGAGTATCTACAAATGCACACTGAAGTCTTAAAATTTCGTTTCCGTTAAAATAAAGCATATCACCTTTACCAATCAGCTGATCTGCACCTGTTGAATCTAAAATAGTTCTGGAATCTACACTTGAAATTACTC from Chryseobacterium indoltheticum encodes the following:
- a CDS encoding LptF/LptG family permease, with amino-acid sequence MFKILDRYIIKTFFGPFLFIFSVLFFIFIVNIIWIQLGQFMGKGLTTLQIMKLLFYLGVSVVSMVLPLTVLLASIMSFGELGERYELAAMKAAGISLTRVMMPLLGVTAVLAVMLYFFSNNIIPDFQRKAKNMLFNIAQTKPALNFTPGQFIDQLPGVMVKFDKIKGEDGRDLEGIFIHKKAGNYENQQTIVAEKGKFANAKNRKFMKLILYNGSVIEDSYAGKADNVRLKQPDQATKFDTLTIHFDISELIDKAIEKEQITDDYRFQTYTELLATIDKTKKDNNRTVDNISNDIINQTNSVVTYMDKNKTKAPVKSQYKLDSIKGEKKLQLLTNAYLRLDNLKTSLDTKNKELDPSVKYFSKVVIYQQRILTYSFTCIIFFMIGASLGSIIRKGGMGVPVIIAIVIFIIFYVINVGFENIAWSGKMSPYLAAWLPNIILFPFGILMTYKALTDSQLFDSEKYKAFFKPITKLFVKQKEHQRYQ
- a CDS encoding LolA family protein, producing MKKIISKIVVGTLVVGSIGFVQAQKIDAKAKKILDDITANYNSKKNSYFKFAFGSGMNGAVSKTEPGIYYSAGNKYKLKIMETEQIFDGNKIYNINTEDMEVTVAKPNANSTMFSPINYLTTYRKDYNVVYGGKKAVDGVNADLIKLTPVKANGLKYIYLYVDSAKKQMLKLEQYGNNKDISVIAIKEYKENQQLDPNMFVFDKAKFKNYLVTEL